From a single Calothrix sp. NIES-2098 genomic region:
- a CDS encoding polypeptide-transport-associated domain-containing protein — MSKGTKTGLQPQARFQQRFISLFHLLARLRIYRNFGFKCSLLVLHLVSVIAMNGLKATASDRDISLYRNHTESHNSTQAINSADELKLSNDVRRTAEPLLVQTPETNPPLQEPSQVTEPTQPSPTPSVTPERIYVRKIQVVDSTVFKEQQLNQVVQPFEGRELTIEEIRKAADAVTQLYLNNNYINSRAIPVAQKPGSTDGVVVIRVIEGRVAEIDVQGTRRLNPNYVRSRIRLGAGVPLNTIQMEDQLRLLRLDPLFKNVEASLRPTGKVGESILIVRVEEANPFISSFGIDNYSPPSIGSERFGIELRHRNLTGNGDELAGSWYHTLTGGSDVFDFSYQIPVNPMNGKLRLRFAPNRNEITQPPFDQFGIKANQDVYDISFRQPLVRSPREEFALSFGFTYQDGQTFLFDRLPTPFGIGPDANGVSRTSVFKFSQDYVKRDPQGAWYLQSQFSLGTGLLDATINQDPIPDGRFFSWLGLIQRVQKLNQDHLLLIQGELQLTPDSLLPSQQFVIGGGQSVRGYRQNVRSGDNGFRVAIEDRITVERNEAGLPRIELAPFLDLGAVWNQSDNPNKQPSQTFLASAGLGLLWNQALGIDRLTMRLDYGIPFVELSDRGNNAQDDGFYFSIRYQP; from the coding sequence ATGAGCAAAGGTACAAAAACTGGTCTTCAGCCCCAAGCCCGCTTTCAGCAAAGATTTATCTCTTTATTTCATCTGTTAGCTCGTCTGCGTATTTACCGCAACTTCGGTTTTAAGTGCAGCTTGCTGGTGCTGCATCTGGTATCGGTTATTGCTATGAACGGGCTAAAAGCGACCGCGAGCGATCGCGACATCAGCCTTTACCGCAATCATACTGAATCTCACAACAGCACTCAGGCTATTAACTCAGCAGATGAATTGAAATTGAGCAACGATGTTCGCCGCACAGCAGAACCTTTACTAGTCCAAACACCAGAGACTAACCCTCCCCTACAAGAGCCTTCACAAGTCACTGAACCTACTCAACCCTCACCAACGCCGTCAGTAACTCCTGAGCGCATCTACGTCCGCAAGATTCAGGTTGTAGATAGCACAGTTTTTAAAGAGCAGCAGTTAAATCAGGTTGTACAGCCTTTTGAAGGGCGAGAATTAACCATAGAAGAGATCAGAAAAGCTGCTGATGCTGTCACCCAGCTTTACCTAAATAACAACTATATAAACTCTAGGGCGATTCCTGTAGCGCAGAAGCCTGGAAGTACAGATGGTGTGGTAGTCATCCGCGTCATTGAAGGGCGTGTGGCGGAAATTGACGTGCAAGGAACGCGACGCTTAAATCCTAACTATGTTCGCAGTCGCATCCGCTTGGGTGCAGGGGTTCCCTTAAATACTATTCAGATGGAAGACCAACTGCGGTTACTGCGACTCGATCCGCTGTTCAAGAATGTGGAAGCCAGTCTGCGCCCTACAGGTAAAGTTGGTGAAAGTATTCTGATTGTCAGAGTTGAGGAAGCTAATCCTTTTATTAGCAGCTTTGGTATAGACAACTACTCGCCACCTAGTATTGGTTCGGAAAGATTCGGCATTGAACTGCGCCATCGCAATCTCACCGGGAATGGCGATGAACTAGCAGGTTCCTGGTATCACACGCTTACAGGTGGTTCTGATGTCTTTGATTTTAGCTACCAAATTCCCGTTAACCCGATGAACGGGAAGCTCCGCTTGCGATTTGCACCCAATCGCAACGAAATTACGCAGCCACCGTTTGACCAGTTCGGTATTAAAGCGAACCAGGATGTATATGATATTAGTTTTCGGCAGCCGTTAGTGCGATCGCCTAGAGAAGAATTTGCGCTATCTTTTGGGTTTACTTATCAAGATGGTCAAACTTTTCTCTTCGATCGACTCCCGACTCCCTTTGGGATTGGCCCCGATGCTAATGGAGTCAGCCGTACTAGCGTGTTCAAGTTTAGCCAAGACTACGTGAAGCGCGATCCGCAAGGAGCCTGGTATTTACAATCGCAGTTTAGTCTAGGTACTGGCTTACTTGATGCCACTATCAATCAAGATCCCATTCCTGATGGTCGTTTTTTCAGTTGGTTGGGTTTAATCCAGCGGGTACAAAAACTTAATCAAGATCATTTATTACTCATACAAGGAGAGTTACAACTCACACCCGATAGTCTGTTACCTTCCCAGCAATTCGTGATTGGCGGCGGACAATCTGTGCGCGGATATCGCCAAAACGTCCGTTCTGGAGATAATGGCTTTCGGGTAGCGATTGAAGACCGAATTACAGTCGAACGTAATGAAGCTGGATTACCGAGAATTGAGTTAGCACCGTTTCTCGATTTAGGCGCAGTTTGGAATCAATCTGATAATCCGAATAAGCAACCCAGTCAAACTTTTCTAGCTAGCGCTGGCTTAGGATTGTTGTGGAATCAGGCTTTGGGGATAGATCGCCTAACTATGCGCCTTGATTATGGCATTCCCTTTGTTGAGTTGAGCGATCGCGGTAATAACGCTCAAGATGATGGATTTTACTTTAGTATTCGCTATCAACCTTAG
- a CDS encoding filamentous hemagglutinin outer membrane protein, whose translation MSLPISIVIINYNRERYLGDAIASVLKQTWQDFELLVWDDGSTDGSVAIAKKYAQQDRRVRVVAAPHQGIQRSRQNAIAQTTGKYIGWVDSDDLLAPTALAETAAVLNRHPEIGFVYTDYLDIDANSKVISYGQRCRIPYSKERLLVDFMTFQFRLIRRSVYDLVNGLNGAPDYAEDYDLCLRLSEVTQVGHIKQPLYYYRQHLGNMTRSGKLQLLLCSQKVITQALQRRGLADKYQIDVELNTGRFILRHKPLHQAWKRFQHLSLAMLSLLAAIPVQMAQGQQIVPAADGTGTIVTPNGNRLDITGGTTSNNGLNLFHSFQQFGLTPEQIANFQANPNLQNILGRVTGGNASIINGLIQVTGGNPNLFLMNPAGFVFGPNASLNVPGAFTATTANGIAFGNNWFNAIGSNNYSILVGNPTGFAFTMSQPGAIINAGNLAVGTGQSLSLLGGTVANTGQLSAPGGQISVTSVPGQNWVRLSQPGSLLSLEIQSANSGPNAWNLPIASLPELLTVGNTGLTANADGTVKVAGSNTNIANTPGTTIVAGKVDTSGTTGGTVNILGKQVGLVGANINASGSNGGGNVRIGGDYKGQGTAPNAEQTYVDAKSVIAADSQLNGNGGQVIVWGNDATQFFGKITARGGANFGNGGFVEVSGKNFLTFNGLVDTSAANGNLGTLLLDPSTLTIIDGGVGTFDGTAGNIPSNLADIPPNTVSWGALNALGFGANINLQATGNITIDPITGNTPGVTTAAGVATLNLGSSGGFSLTSTSGSVSFANLSNTINTSGGAISISGASLALGNLNTVASFSKSGNVTLSANGNINAGNIIASGNGYGIGNISVTSTNGAITLGNLNTSEINSITTPATAGSVTVSAAGDIVTNAIDSSFGDSFNNTGAGGNVELKTTAGSITTGAINSSLTRTGGGNFTGTGGTVNLTAINNIQVGDINSSAIATNVDGTATTTGGAVSLTTGNNITATNIISAAIAIGASDSKATGGSVNLQTNNPFGSLIQFSTISSQAIADFGGTLQGGNVQVLTNGLIKGGIGATPGSDTIATDGIILGEPNVSFAPPTGGTITIKHDGGPKNVPFIVGDASVNGTTGALNAGGSSVISANPAANSFSVLPNGGTASGTPAGITINSVNSPPTLTAIASLPDTQTNQPVTFTFGSLAAVVSDANNDVTTIRVDAVNGGSLTVNGVPAAPGVTTLVSGDTLVYTPPTDATGSLPAFTISASDFVSSSPQVQIGINVNPTPTPTPTPTPTPTPTPTPTPTPTPTPTPTPTPTPTPTPTPTPTPTPTPTPNISPCAFQCNQDTPPNINPNLPKNGVSILDTNPTPEDKLTARVAGYLGVSNPPLKSPDEAREIAVQIEKATGVKPAFIYLSFVPVEIQPDGLLGGILGGIKSLKQLDTSAEKDTEQLELVVITGKGEPIRKRIPDATKTKVLKVAQEFRDQIVNPQNRRRTTYLPSSQQLYRWIIAPIETDLQARGINNLIFLPDIGLRSTPMAALHDGKGFLVEKYSIGLMPSLSLTNTLYTDIKKAQVLALGVSQSTQGQEPLPAVPVELSTVVSKLWQGKLLLDKQATLDNLKAIRRQQPFGIIHMATHADFNAGALSNSYIQLWEDKLRLNQIRQLRLNEPQVEMMVLSACRTALGNEEAEIGFAGLAVLAGVKTSVASLWTVNDVGTAALMTKFYESLKTSPIRAEALRQAQVAMAEGKVYIKNGQIQGLEPIASLPVPSDSSDSNQSLAHPYYWAGFTMVGNPW comes from the coding sequence ATGTCACTGCCGATTTCTATTGTCATCATTAATTACAATCGGGAGCGTTATCTTGGGGACGCGATCGCCAGCGTTCTGAAGCAGACATGGCAAGACTTTGAGCTACTAGTTTGGGATGATGGCTCGACCGATGGATCGGTTGCGATCGCCAAAAAATATGCACAACAAGATCGGCGAGTGCGCGTAGTCGCCGCACCCCACCAGGGAATACAGCGATCTCGCCAAAATGCGATCGCCCAAACTACTGGAAAGTACATTGGTTGGGTAGATAGCGACGATTTGCTTGCTCCTACCGCCTTAGCGGAAACTGCTGCTGTCCTCAACCGTCACCCAGAAATTGGCTTTGTTTACACCGATTACCTAGATATCGACGCCAACAGTAAAGTTATTAGTTACGGACAGCGCTGTCGCATTCCCTACTCGAAAGAGCGACTGTTAGTGGATTTTATGACTTTCCAGTTCCGCCTGATTCGCCGTTCAGTATACGACTTAGTAAATGGACTTAATGGTGCGCCAGATTACGCGGAAGACTACGATCTATGTTTGCGACTCTCAGAAGTTACCCAAGTTGGACATATAAAGCAGCCACTCTACTATTACCGCCAACATTTAGGGAATATGACTCGATCGGGAAAGTTGCAACTGCTGCTGTGTTCGCAAAAGGTTATTACTCAAGCATTGCAACGGCGAGGACTGGCTGACAAATATCAAATTGATGTCGAACTCAACACAGGTCGCTTCATCTTACGACACAAGCCGCTGCATCAAGCTTGGAAGCGGTTTCAGCATCTTAGTTTAGCAATGCTTTCTTTACTTGCAGCCATTCCCGTACAAATGGCTCAAGGACAGCAGATTGTACCCGCAGCTGATGGTACAGGTACGATAGTTACACCCAATGGCAACCGCTTAGATATTACTGGTGGTACGACATCTAATAATGGTCTCAACCTTTTTCACAGCTTTCAACAATTTGGGCTGACGCCAGAACAAATCGCCAACTTTCAAGCCAATCCCAACCTACAAAATATCCTGGGTCGGGTGACAGGTGGTAATGCTTCCATTATCAATGGCTTAATTCAGGTGACAGGCGGTAATCCTAACCTGTTTTTGATGAACCCAGCCGGATTTGTGTTCGGCCCCAACGCTAGCTTAAATGTCCCTGGTGCTTTTACAGCGACCACAGCCAACGGTATTGCCTTTGGCAACAATTGGTTTAATGCCATAGGTAGTAATAACTACTCAATTTTAGTAGGCAATCCTACAGGCTTCGCCTTTACGATGAGTCAGCCAGGAGCGATTATTAATGCTGGCAACTTGGCAGTAGGTACCGGACAAAGTTTAAGCCTGTTGGGCGGGACGGTAGCGAATACTGGTCAACTCTCCGCACCCGGAGGACAAATTTCTGTTACTTCTGTACCCGGACAAAATTGGGTACGTCTTAGCCAGCCAGGAAGTTTGTTGAGCTTGGAAATTCAATCCGCTAATAGCGGCCCAAACGCCTGGAACCTGCCAATTGCCTCTTTACCAGAATTACTCACAGTCGGTAATACAGGCTTAACTGCCAATGCTGATGGGACTGTGAAAGTAGCTGGCTCTAACACTAACATTGCCAATACTCCCGGTACAACCATTGTGGCGGGTAAAGTCGATACATCGGGAACAACAGGCGGTACAGTCAATATTTTAGGCAAACAAGTCGGGCTAGTTGGAGCCAATATTAACGCCTCTGGCAGTAATGGTGGCGGTAATGTGCGGATTGGTGGCGATTATAAAGGCCAGGGAACTGCGCCCAACGCCGAGCAGACTTATGTTGATGCTAAATCTGTAATTGCCGCCGATAGTCAATTAAATGGCAATGGTGGGCAAGTTATTGTTTGGGGTAACGATGCTACCCAGTTCTTCGGTAAAATTACTGCTCGTGGTGGAGCCAATTTCGGCAATGGTGGTTTTGTTGAAGTATCGGGTAAAAATTTCCTCACTTTCAATGGTTTAGTAGATACTTCAGCTGCCAATGGTAATCTTGGGACTTTATTACTCGACCCCAGCACATTAACTATTATCGATGGAGGCGTAGGTACTTTTGATGGTACGGCTGGCAATATTCCCTCTAATCTTGCAGATATTCCACCTAACACAGTTTCTTGGGGTGCGCTCAATGCTTTGGGATTTGGTGCAAATATTAACTTACAAGCCACTGGAAATATCACCATCGATCCGATTACAGGCAATACACCAGGAGTAACTACTGCTGCTGGTGTGGCGACATTAAACTTAGGCAGTAGCGGTGGTTTTAGCCTCACCTCAACCAGCGGGTCTGTAAGTTTTGCTAATCTTAGCAATACAATTAATACTAGTGGGGGAGCCATTAGTATTTCCGGTGCCAGTTTAGCGCTGGGGAACCTCAACACAGTTGCTAGTTTTAGCAAAAGCGGAAATGTAACTTTGTCTGCTAATGGCAATATTAATGCAGGTAACATCATTGCCAGTGGCAATGGTTATGGAATTGGAAATATTAGTGTTACTAGTACCAACGGCGCAATTACCTTAGGAAATCTCAACACTAGCGAAATTAATTCAATTACAACCCCAGCAACTGCTGGCTCGGTAACTGTAAGTGCCGCAGGTGATATTGTTACTAATGCTATTGATTCTTCTTTTGGTGATAGCTTCAATAACACTGGTGCGGGCGGTAACGTTGAATTAAAGACTACGGCAGGCAGTATTACTACAGGTGCAATTAACTCTTCTTTGACTAGAACCGGAGGAGGCAATTTTACAGGTACAGGTGGTACTGTTAACTTAACAGCCATAAATAATATTCAAGTTGGCGATATTAATTCCTCAGCGATCGCTACTAACGTAGATGGTACTGCAACTACTACAGGTGGTGCAGTGAGTTTAACTACCGGAAATAACATTACAGCTACTAATATTATTAGCGCTGCGATCGCTATAGGTGCTTCGGATTCAAAAGCTACAGGTGGTAGTGTCAACCTCCAGACTAACAATCCTTTTGGCAGCCTAATTCAGTTTAGTACGATTAGCTCCCAGGCAATAGCAGACTTTGGTGGCACTCTTCAAGGTGGTAACGTGCAAGTGCTAACCAACGGACTAATTAAAGGAGGTATCGGCGCAACCCCTGGCAGCGATACGATCGCCACTGATGGAATTATTCTTGGCGAACCAAATGTTAGTTTTGCACCTCCTACAGGCGGTACGATTACAATTAAACATGATGGTGGCCCCAAGAATGTGCCATTTATTGTCGGTGATGCCAGCGTGAACGGTACAACAGGCGCGCTTAATGCTGGGGGAAGTTCGGTAATATCAGCAAATCCCGCAGCTAATTCCTTCTCTGTTTTGCCAAATGGTGGGACTGCGAGTGGAACTCCTGCCGGCATAACTATTAATTCCGTCAACAGTCCTCCTACACTAACAGCGATCGCATCCTTACCTGATACCCAAACTAATCAACCAGTTACCTTTACCTTCGGTAGTTTGGCTGCGGTAGTGTCTGATGCCAATAATGATGTGACAACCATTCGAGTTGATGCAGTGAATGGAGGTAGCCTTACTGTTAATGGTGTGCCTGCTGCTCCTGGTGTGACTACTTTGGTAAGTGGTGATACTTTAGTTTATACGCCACCTACAGATGCAACTGGTTCCCTACCTGCCTTTACTATTAGCGCCAGCGATTTTGTTTCTTCTTCACCACAGGTACAGATAGGAATCAACGTCAACCCAACACCCACACCAACTCCAACCCCAACACCCACACCAACTCCAACCCCGACACCCACACCAACCCCAACCCCGACACCCACACCAACCCCAACCCCAACACCGACCCCGACACCAACACCAACACCAACACCAACACCAACGCCAACCCCAAATATTTCCCCCTGTGCTTTCCAGTGCAATCAAGATACACCGCCTAACATTAACCCGAATCTTCCGAAAAATGGTGTTAGTATTCTTGATACCAACCCCACCCCAGAAGATAAATTAACAGCTAGGGTTGCAGGGTATTTAGGCGTATCTAATCCGCCACTCAAATCACCGGATGAAGCTAGAGAAATTGCCGTTCAAATAGAAAAAGCTACAGGCGTGAAACCTGCATTTATCTATCTGAGTTTTGTACCAGTAGAAATTCAACCTGATGGACTTTTAGGGGGAATTTTAGGCGGAATTAAATCGCTTAAACAGTTAGATACTTCAGCCGAAAAGGATACTGAACAACTGGAATTGGTAGTCATAACTGGCAAGGGCGAACCAATACGCAAGCGGATTCCAGATGCGACAAAAACCAAAGTTTTGAAAGTCGCGCAGGAATTCCGCGACCAAATTGTCAATCCCCAAAATCGGCGTCGCACCACTTATTTGCCTTCATCGCAACAACTTTATCGCTGGATAATTGCACCAATAGAAACAGATTTACAAGCGCGAGGAATCAACAATCTCATCTTTCTACCTGACATTGGCTTACGTTCAACTCCAATGGCAGCGCTTCATGATGGAAAAGGGTTTCTGGTAGAAAAATATAGTATTGGTTTAATGCCCAGTCTCAGCTTAACTAATACTCTTTACACAGATATTAAAAAAGCTCAAGTTTTAGCCTTGGGAGTTTCTCAGAGTACCCAAGGACAAGAACCTTTACCAGCAGTTCCTGTGGAGTTATCCACAGTAGTATCGAAACTCTGGCAAGGCAAATTACTGTTAGATAAACAAGCAACCTTAGATAATCTCAAAGCCATCCGCCGTCAACAACCTTTTGGGATTATCCACATGGCAACCCATGCTGATTTTAATGCAGGCGCTTTGAGTAATTCCTATATTCAATTATGGGAAGATAAGTTACGTTTAAACCAGATACGACAATTACGCTTGAACGAACCCCAAGTTGAAATGATGGTACTGAGTGCTTGTCGTACTGCTTTGGGGAACGAAGAAGCAGAAATTGGATTTGCTGGTTTAGCTGTACTGGCTGGCGTCAAAACCAGTGTTGCTAGTCTTTGGACAGTCAACGATGTGGGTACAGCCGCGTTGATGACAAAATTTTACGAGAGTTTGAAGACTTCACCAATTCGTGCAGAAGCTTTAAGACAAGCTCAAGTAGCTATGGCAGAAGGAAAGGTTTACATCAAGAACGGTCAAATTCAAGGTTTGGAACCAATTGCAAGTTTGCCCGTACCTAGCGATAGCAGCGACTCCAATCAATCTCTCGCCCATCCTTATTATTGGGCAGGGTTCACAATGGTTGGTAATCCTTGGTAA
- a CDS encoding Cache sensor hybrid histidine kinase: MNNPGSNFFGRYNRIILATFSLVTIVSSTLFYVQFRSRYHDEIEQLKIKFLQEAASLDYLVKGASDHVNTLQIAAQGYLVAHPQTQPASLLFSQIANLPGQNYYALDRIEPPFTKTGIANLSGRGSIDNLSAEMRREMEMALSLNSLFQSSQNNIPNLAWVYYTSKQKFINIYPWVSSKDFLFTDDFYTHDFYRLGLPEKNPKRQIFWTKAYTDEGGKGLMVTVSAPVYDRDRFLGTVSLDFTLDVLNQLLRNAEIGSDRKFHLFAINNKYNQLLAHPTLVSSADPQVKSATIAFPKELQSQYQEVLATPANEVNSVGSYLVLHYQLKNAPWKLVLWVPQQEMVLKAIAGTNWLFLVLLPGLGLTLIVMHQLTRKEFILPARHLVEHIENVSQGQFSESPEVPVNWRPWFERITQIFGENRSLLKQLENYTQELETKNAALQETEKLLAEYNRNLETQVEERTQELETAKEAADAANQAKSEFLANMSHELRTPLNGILGYAQILQRDKTLTPKQLDGINIVHQCSSHLLTLINDILDISKIEARKLELYPTDFHFESFLKGVQEVCRIKAEQKEIGFTYQALTPLPTAIHADEKRLRQVLINLLSNAIKFTEQGGVTFKVSAIAPQPPIYLIRFQVEDTGVGMTPEQLQKIFLPFEQVGEDRRKAEGTGLGLAISRTIAEMMGGEIKVESTLGQGSRFWLDLALTAAQDQTELAATKPARAIVGYQGNPRTILTVDDRQENLAVLVDLLEPIGFRVIQAHHGQEGLEKAKDYHPDLIITDLSMPVLDGLAMTQQLRASPDFQAVPILASSASVFNFNRQQSLDAGCNDFLPKPIHSDELLAQLQQYLELEWIYEESEVALVSQSPSSMLDEDSEVMTVPPSEELVALYTAAKGGYISVIQKEANRLMQSDPKYSAFSHKILALAESFEDEAILNLVQPYI, translated from the coding sequence ATGAACAATCCTGGCTCTAATTTCTTTGGGCGCTATAACCGAATTATCTTGGCGACGTTTTCCCTAGTAACGATCGTATCCTCCACCCTGTTTTACGTTCAGTTTCGATCGCGCTATCACGATGAGATCGAGCAACTCAAAATTAAGTTTCTGCAAGAAGCAGCGAGCCTGGATTATTTGGTAAAAGGTGCCAGCGACCATGTCAACACGCTTCAGATAGCAGCCCAAGGCTATCTGGTTGCTCATCCCCAGACACAACCCGCTTCTCTGTTGTTTTCCCAGATCGCCAACCTACCAGGGCAGAATTACTATGCCCTCGATCGCATCGAACCGCCATTTACAAAAACTGGGATAGCCAACTTAAGCGGTAGAGGTTCAATCGACAATCTCTCAGCAGAGATGCGGCGAGAAATGGAGATGGCGTTGAGTCTCAATTCTCTATTTCAATCCTCTCAAAACAATATTCCCAACCTTGCCTGGGTTTATTACACCTCCAAGCAAAAATTTATTAACATCTATCCCTGGGTTTCCTCTAAAGACTTTTTATTTACTGATGACTTTTACACCCACGATTTTTATCGCTTGGGATTACCGGAAAAGAACCCAAAGCGGCAGATATTTTGGACTAAAGCTTACACAGATGAAGGTGGCAAAGGGCTGATGGTGACGGTTTCTGCCCCAGTGTACGATCGCGATCGCTTTCTGGGGACGGTTTCTCTTGATTTCACCTTAGACGTGCTGAATCAGCTGCTGCGGAATGCAGAGATTGGGAGCGATCGCAAGTTCCATCTGTTTGCCATCAATAATAAGTACAATCAGCTTTTAGCCCACCCAACGCTAGTTAGTTCCGCCGATCCTCAAGTCAAGTCTGCGACAATAGCATTTCCCAAAGAACTTCAAAGCCAATATCAGGAGGTCTTAGCTACCCCCGCTAACGAAGTCAACTCGGTTGGTTCGTATTTGGTACTGCACTATCAACTCAAAAATGCGCCCTGGAAACTAGTGTTATGGGTGCCTCAGCAAGAGATGGTACTAAAAGCGATCGCAGGCACAAATTGGTTGTTTTTGGTTCTTTTACCCGGCTTAGGATTAACTCTAATTGTGATGCATCAACTCACGCGCAAAGAATTTATCTTACCAGCGCGCCATCTGGTCGAACATATTGAAAATGTCAGCCAAGGTCAATTTTCCGAGAGTCCAGAAGTACCCGTAAATTGGCGTCCTTGGTTTGAGCGAATTACTCAGATATTTGGTGAAAATCGCAGTTTGCTCAAGCAATTGGAGAATTATACCCAAGAACTAGAAACTAAAAATGCTGCCCTTCAAGAAACTGAAAAATTACTAGCAGAATACAATCGCAATCTAGAAACGCAAGTTGAGGAACGTACCCAGGAGTTAGAAACAGCCAAAGAAGCAGCCGATGCGGCCAATCAGGCGAAAAGCGAGTTTTTAGCCAATATGAGCCACGAACTACGCACGCCGCTAAATGGTATTCTGGGCTACGCTCAGATTCTCCAACGAGATAAAACCCTGACACCAAAACAACTCGATGGCATCAATATTGTTCATCAATGTAGCTCGCATCTTTTGACCCTGATTAACGATATCTTAGATATTTCCAAGATTGAGGCGCGGAAATTAGAACTGTATCCTACAGATTTCCATTTTGAAAGTTTTCTCAAGGGTGTTCAAGAAGTCTGTCGCATCAAAGCCGAACAAAAGGAGATCGGTTTCACCTATCAAGCGCTGACTCCCTTACCCACAGCCATTCATGCTGATGAAAAACGCTTGCGGCAAGTACTGATCAACTTGTTAAGCAATGCAATTAAATTTACCGAACAGGGAGGAGTCACTTTCAAGGTGAGCGCGATCGCTCCTCAACCGCCAATTTATCTCATCCGCTTTCAAGTGGAAGATACAGGAGTTGGCATGACACCGGAGCAATTGCAGAAAATCTTTCTGCCGTTTGAGCAAGTGGGCGAAGATCGGCGCAAAGCGGAAGGTACTGGGTTAGGGCTGGCCATCAGTCGCACGATCGCAGAAATGATGGGGGGAGAAATCAAAGTTGAAAGTACTTTGGGACAGGGGAGTCGGTTCTGGTTGGATTTGGCGCTGACCGCAGCCCAAGACCAGACAGAATTAGCAGCAACAAAGCCAGCCCGCGCGATCGTGGGTTATCAAGGAAACCCGCGCACGATTCTCACAGTGGACGACCGCCAAGAAAATCTGGCTGTACTTGTGGATTTACTCGAACCGATTGGGTTCAGAGTAATTCAAGCCCATCACGGACAAGAGGGATTAGAGAAAGCTAAAGATTACCATCCCGACCTGATTATTACCGACCTGTCCATGCCTGTGTTGGATGGGTTAGCCATGACTCAGCAGTTGCGCGCATCGCCAGACTTTCAAGCGGTGCCGATTTTGGCGTCTAGTGCCAGTGTATTCAACTTCAATCGCCAGCAAAGTCTAGATGCAGGCTGTAATGACTTTTTGCCCAAACCGATCCACAGCGACGAATTATTAGCGCAATTGCAACAGTACTTAGAGTTGGAATGGATTTATGAAGAGAGTGAGGTAGCGTTGGTTTCCCAGTCGCCCTCGTCTATGCTGGATGAGGATTCTGAAGTTATGACCGTTCCCCCCTCAGAGGAATTAGTAGCTCTCTACACAGCGGCAAAAGGGGGTTACATCTCGGTCATTCAAAAAGAAGCCAACCGCCTCATGCAATCCGATCCCAAATATAGTGCTTTTTCTCACAAGATATTAGCCTTAGCTGAAAGCTTTGAAGATGAAGCCATCCTCAACCTAGTGCAACCCTACATTTAA